A single region of the Streptomyces sp. NBC_01803 genome encodes:
- a CDS encoding helix-turn-helix domain-containing protein, with product MLSTASVPEAERVSAWQRAVRHLLAPVRVTPRRTQHAFEGSVAAVDLGYLRVLSVEADPMRLSRDARLVAAAPENRLALAVQASGTALLHQDGRSAVLRPGELALFHLRRPFTLEQRQRFSLHLLRLPEQSLGSAAGGVDRITGRAITPAGGVAALLAPFVTGLVADAARITAPVGDRLAGNAADLLATLVDELAGAGDSDRGNARDHLLPLIRRYIDENLRDPELSPERVAGAHRISVRYLHRLFEAEETTVRKLIQRRRVEECAHELVRRGRAAPTISTVARSWGFQNPAHFSRAFKAVYGHSPRHWRRDAGTTPGRGTGCCHPPESFPSPRGRTGGAAAATHTGAAVDSAKAPGEVAEAGEAV from the coding sequence GTGCTGAGTACGGCTTCCGTTCCCGAAGCGGAGAGAGTCAGCGCCTGGCAGCGCGCCGTCCGCCACCTGCTGGCTCCGGTGCGGGTCACCCCTCGGCGGACCCAGCACGCCTTCGAAGGCAGTGTGGCGGCCGTCGACCTCGGCTATCTGCGCGTGCTGTCGGTGGAAGCGGACCCGATGCGACTGAGCCGCGACGCCCGCCTGGTCGCCGCGGCTCCCGAGAACCGCCTCGCCCTCGCCGTGCAGGCATCCGGAACCGCCTTGCTGCATCAGGATGGGCGAAGCGCTGTGCTGAGACCCGGAGAACTGGCCCTGTTCCATCTTCGCCGTCCGTTCACCCTGGAACAGCGGCAGCGCTTCTCCCTGCACCTGCTCCGGCTGCCCGAACAGTCGCTGGGCAGCGCCGCGGGCGGAGTGGACCGGATCACCGGACGTGCCATCACGCCGGCCGGGGGCGTTGCCGCGCTCCTCGCGCCGTTCGTGACGGGGCTCGTCGCGGATGCCGCGCGGATCACGGCACCGGTCGGCGACCGGCTGGCAGGGAACGCGGCCGATCTGCTGGCCACCTTGGTCGACGAGCTGGCGGGGGCTGGTGACAGCGACCGCGGCAATGCCCGCGATCACCTTCTTCCGTTGATCCGCCGCTACATCGACGAGAACCTCCGTGATCCCGAGCTGTCTCCCGAACGCGTCGCCGGGGCTCACCGCATCTCGGTCCGGTATCTGCACCGTCTTTTCGAAGCGGAGGAGACCACGGTACGGAAGCTGATCCAGCGGCGGCGTGTCGAGGAGTGCGCCCACGAGTTGGTACGGCGTGGGCGGGCGGCGCCGACCATCTCGACGGTCGCGCGGAGCTGGGGTTTCCAGAACCCCGCGCACTTCAGCCGTGCGTTCAAGGCGGTGTACGGACACTCGCCCCGCCATTGGCGCAGGGATGCGGGAACCACGCCCGGCCGAGGCACTGGATGTTGTCACCCGCCCGAGTCGTTTCCCAGTCCCCGGGGACGGACCGGGGGTGCTGCCGCCGCCACGCACACGGGGGCAGCCGTCGACTCCGCGAAAGCGCCGGGTGAGGTCGCTGAGGCCGGGGAAGCCGTCTGA
- a CDS encoding helix-turn-helix domain-containing protein: MSLAFITTSVADQERPAQGESVSPASLSKETALRRGSSFRGRIVSHRCGFLRVSTVEGGAQNLAGPTWSIGPSPADALCVGIHTRGLAGLAQDDWAQRCGPGDVFVIDWARPYTLRELEGFRLHVFRIPGAVLGIPEKDREFLGGVHRQSGNGVVQLLAPLLETIADSVSSYSPHVAHRLAGSVTDLLGTMLSERTVSEHADVGAADENADRLDMVRRIRSFVNQNLGDRELSPEMIAAHHHVSVRYLHKVFVSEGTTISRWIQQRRLEECRRELARLGQATSSVSAVAKRWGFVNAAHFSRSFRAAYGISPSDWHKVRSADGSAAARDEDTGVLLLAG, from the coding sequence GTGAGCCTGGCGTTCATCACCACGTCTGTCGCCGATCAGGAGCGGCCGGCGCAGGGGGAGTCCGTCTCGCCGGCCTCGCTGTCGAAGGAAACCGCCCTGCGGAGGGGCTCCTCGTTCAGGGGCCGGATCGTGTCACACCGATGTGGATTCCTGCGGGTCAGCACAGTCGAGGGCGGTGCGCAAAACCTGGCGGGACCGACCTGGTCCATCGGGCCGAGTCCAGCCGACGCCCTGTGTGTCGGTATCCACACCAGGGGCTTGGCCGGGCTCGCTCAGGATGACTGGGCCCAGCGCTGCGGGCCGGGCGACGTGTTCGTCATCGACTGGGCACGTCCCTACACGCTGCGTGAGCTCGAAGGCTTCCGTCTGCACGTGTTCCGGATCCCCGGTGCTGTGCTGGGCATTCCGGAAAAGGACAGGGAATTCCTGGGCGGAGTCCACCGACAGTCCGGTAACGGCGTTGTTCAGCTACTCGCTCCACTTCTTGAGACCATCGCCGATTCGGTCTCGTCCTACTCGCCGCACGTCGCTCACCGACTTGCCGGCAGTGTGACGGATCTGCTCGGCACCATGCTGTCCGAACGGACGGTGTCCGAACACGCGGACGTCGGCGCGGCGGACGAGAATGCCGATCGCCTCGACATGGTGCGGCGAATTCGCAGCTTCGTGAACCAGAACCTGGGCGACCGCGAGCTGTCACCCGAGATGATCGCCGCGCACCATCATGTCTCGGTCAGATACCTGCACAAGGTCTTCGTCAGCGAAGGCACCACGATCAGCAGATGGATTCAGCAACGCCGACTGGAGGAGTGCAGGCGCGAGCTGGCCCGGCTCGGGCAGGCCACCTCATCCGTCTCCGCGGTGGCCAAGCGCTGGGGCTTTGTGAACGCCGCCCATTTCAGCCGCAGTTTCCGTGCCGCGTATGGCATCTCACCGAGCGACTGGCACAAAGTCCGAAGCGCCGACGGTTCGGCCGCGGCGCGGGACGAGGACACCGGAGTCCTGCTGCTCGCGGGCTGA
- a CDS encoding ATP-binding protein, with translation MPDNILFGRDKELATVDELVDGLPERGSALLIQGAPGIGKSSLLAHAVARAQSSGITVLKASGVQAETHLPFAGLHQLTRTMMDRVSGLPPAQADALRSAFGMAEPSSDTSAPQFFMIALATLSLLGEAAADIPVLLVVDDAQWLDTPTLDVLGFIARRVGAEPLGLLLALREGHTASLATLDIRALHLRPLEPTAADALLDARKPGLGPGVRRRVVDTAAGNPLALIELPIILGAEATSESVASTTLPLTTRLERAFASRLADLPSDTRSALLVTAADDGDALAEVLAAVSTLTGTEISVRSLEPAIAARLVFADEFHIGFTHSLVRSAVLGSATLTDRLAAHGALADILHGQPDRQAWHRAAAIGRPDEAVARELDQVALRARGRGATAVAMTALERATALSEFPEGRAARVLNAAELGLELGKTDHASSLLRQAEPLEFGVRERARLLLLREGLEVEVATSIPRLHLLITTAERVSEAGDPELALRLLRTAARRCWWSDPGRELRERVVAAAERLPVPELHPDLVYTLATATPVERSGTVLDRLERLERQGGYDFLAAATLGTAATTVNAYDHAIGFLQHAAAGLRAQGRLGLLAQTLVSLALSAVHTVDWETGLPAAAEAMRLAEENAQPRWLAGARIAKAQFAALHGDLDTALAVIGEAEGRGLSVANPSGLAFIQITRGLIGLAAGNHAETFHCVWRVFDPADPAYHPFLQTIAIAELAEAATGDDQRAMARAALRQLDATAGSSEAQLTRINLGFAHALLSEDEHAEERFRAAFDLDMSHAPFTRARLMLAHGAWLRRQRRVMEARAPLRIARESFAALGVEPWCERARQELRSAGEGSKRQSRTDWDLLTPQELQIAQLAAEGLSNKEIGQQLYLSPRTIGAHLYRIFPKLAITSRGQLRDKLSAG, from the coding sequence ATGCCAGACAACATACTGTTCGGTAGGGACAAAGAGCTGGCGACTGTCGATGAGCTGGTCGACGGACTACCGGAGCGCGGCAGTGCGCTGCTGATCCAAGGAGCCCCCGGGATCGGCAAATCCTCCCTCCTGGCCCACGCGGTCGCCCGGGCCCAGAGCTCGGGAATCACCGTCCTCAAGGCATCGGGTGTACAGGCCGAGACCCATCTGCCGTTCGCGGGGCTGCACCAGCTGACCCGGACCATGATGGATCGCGTCTCTGGCCTTCCTCCCGCCCAGGCGGACGCGCTGCGGAGCGCCTTCGGCATGGCGGAGCCGTCCTCCGACACCTCCGCCCCCCAGTTCTTCATGATCGCCCTGGCCACGCTCAGCCTGCTCGGCGAGGCCGCCGCCGACATCCCCGTTCTGCTGGTCGTGGACGACGCCCAATGGCTCGACACGCCGACCCTGGACGTTCTCGGCTTCATCGCACGGCGCGTGGGTGCCGAACCCCTCGGCCTGCTGCTCGCCCTCCGCGAAGGCCACACCGCCTCGCTGGCGACCCTTGACATCCGCGCACTCCATCTGAGGCCGCTGGAGCCGACCGCGGCCGACGCTCTGCTGGACGCCCGCAAACCCGGTCTCGGCCCAGGCGTACGCCGCCGCGTGGTGGACACGGCCGCCGGCAACCCCTTGGCGCTCATCGAGCTGCCGATCATCCTCGGCGCGGAGGCGACCTCCGAGTCCGTGGCATCGACAACGCTCCCCCTCACCACCAGACTCGAACGTGCTTTCGCCTCACGCCTGGCCGATCTGCCTTCCGACACGCGCAGCGCACTGCTCGTCACCGCCGCCGACGACGGCGACGCGCTGGCCGAGGTGCTCGCCGCCGTTTCGACGCTCACCGGCACGGAGATTTCCGTACGGTCCCTGGAGCCCGCCATCGCCGCACGTCTGGTGTTCGCCGACGAGTTCCACATCGGCTTCACCCATTCCTTGGTGCGCTCCGCCGTCCTGGGCTCGGCAACGCTCACCGACCGTCTCGCCGCCCACGGCGCACTCGCCGACATCCTGCACGGACAGCCTGACCGACAGGCATGGCACCGGGCCGCGGCCATCGGCCGTCCCGACGAAGCGGTGGCGCGGGAACTGGACCAGGTGGCCCTCAGAGCGAGAGGGCGTGGCGCCACCGCGGTGGCCATGACGGCGTTGGAACGCGCCACAGCACTGAGCGAATTCCCCGAAGGAAGAGCGGCACGCGTCCTGAACGCCGCCGAGCTGGGCCTCGAACTCGGCAAGACGGACCACGCGTCAAGCCTGTTGCGGCAGGCCGAGCCGCTGGAGTTCGGCGTGCGGGAGCGGGCGCGACTGCTCCTGCTGCGTGAGGGACTCGAAGTGGAAGTCGCGACGAGCATCCCTCGGCTGCACCTCCTGATCACGACAGCGGAGCGGGTCTCCGAGGCCGGGGATCCGGAACTGGCCCTGCGGCTGCTGCGCACAGCCGCGCGGCGGTGCTGGTGGTCGGACCCAGGTCGAGAACTGCGGGAACGCGTGGTGGCCGCGGCCGAGCGGCTGCCCGTTCCGGAACTCCACCCGGACCTCGTGTACACACTGGCCACGGCGACCCCGGTGGAGCGGTCAGGGACGGTGCTCGACCGCCTGGAGCGCCTCGAACGTCAGGGCGGATACGACTTTCTGGCCGCCGCCACCCTGGGCACCGCGGCCACGACAGTGAACGCGTACGACCACGCCATTGGATTCCTCCAGCACGCGGCGGCCGGGCTTCGTGCCCAAGGCCGTCTGGGCCTTCTGGCCCAGACTCTGGTGTCCCTCGCTTTGAGCGCGGTGCACACCGTCGATTGGGAGACCGGGCTCCCGGCCGCGGCCGAGGCGATGCGTCTGGCCGAGGAGAACGCCCAGCCTCGCTGGCTGGCCGGTGCGCGGATCGCGAAGGCTCAGTTCGCCGCGTTGCACGGAGATCTGGACACGGCGCTCGCTGTCATCGGCGAGGCGGAGGGGCGCGGGCTGTCCGTGGCCAATCCGTCCGGTCTCGCGTTCATCCAGATCACGCGCGGCCTCATCGGCCTCGCCGCCGGCAACCACGCGGAAACGTTTCACTGCGTCTGGCGAGTATTCGACCCGGCCGACCCTGCTTACCATCCGTTCCTGCAGACCATCGCCATCGCGGAGTTGGCCGAGGCCGCGACGGGCGATGATCAACGAGCCATGGCAAGGGCCGCGTTGCGGCAGCTCGACGCGACCGCCGGATCGAGCGAGGCCCAACTGACCCGGATCAACCTGGGATTCGCCCATGCGCTGCTCTCCGAGGACGAGCACGCGGAAGAGCGCTTCCGAGCGGCGTTCGATCTGGACATGTCCCATGCGCCCTTTACGCGCGCCCGACTGATGCTCGCCCATGGCGCCTGGCTCCGACGGCAACGCCGCGTGATGGAAGCTCGCGCTCCGCTCCGGATCGCCCGGGAGTCCTTCGCGGCACTCGGTGTGGAGCCGTGGTGCGAACGCGCCCGCCAGGAGCTCCGCTCGGCGGGCGAGGGCAGCAAGCGTCAAAGCCGTACCGATTGGGACCTGCTGACACCTCAAGAGCTGCAGATCGCGCAGCTCGCGGCGGAGGGCCTCTCCAACAAGGAGATAGGTCAGCAGCTGTACCTGTCACCGCGAACGATCGGCGCGCACCTGTACCGCATCTTCCCGAAGCTCGCGATCACCTCTCGCGGCCAGCTGAGGGACAAGCTGAGCGCGGGCTGA
- a CDS encoding GPR1/FUN34/YaaH family transporter — translation MNASQDQHPQQPEPAGRHFEPDLRSMTRINLRPIASPMPLGFFAVAIASVIVGSLQLGFFGDDAHRAVALTILPAFVLQFLVSILAFGARDVLAATLMACFSGTWLASSLVLAVNPPGGAEVLGVLNLVFACFALLMASVARRKRALWFVLCVAVPRFAVAALYNLTGAEWLAYVSGAFGLLLAAVATYAAFALMLEDMRGEQVLPIGRSGPAHAAVEGDLTVQLRDLERQAGVRRTL, via the coding sequence ATGAACGCCAGTCAAGACCAGCATCCTCAACAGCCCGAACCCGCCGGCCGGCATTTCGAGCCGGACCTCCGTTCGATGACGCGGATCAATCTGCGTCCGATCGCGTCCCCGATGCCGCTCGGCTTTTTCGCCGTGGCCATCGCCTCGGTGATCGTGGGAAGCCTGCAACTGGGGTTCTTCGGTGACGATGCCCATCGTGCGGTCGCCCTGACGATCCTGCCGGCGTTCGTTCTCCAGTTCTTGGTGAGCATCCTCGCCTTCGGAGCGAGGGACGTCCTCGCGGCGACTCTGATGGCCTGTTTCTCCGGGACATGGTTGGCGAGCTCCCTCGTTCTGGCGGTCAACCCGCCGGGTGGTGCCGAGGTGCTCGGTGTACTGAACCTCGTCTTCGCGTGCTTCGCCCTGCTCATGGCGTCGGTCGCGCGGCGCAAGCGTGCCCTGTGGTTCGTCCTCTGCGTTGCCGTGCCACGGTTCGCGGTAGCCGCGCTCTACAACCTCACCGGCGCCGAGTGGCTGGCCTATGTCTCGGGGGCGTTCGGACTGCTGCTCGCGGCGGTGGCCACGTACGCGGCATTCGCGCTCATGCTGGAGGACATGCGAGGCGAGCAGGTTCTCCCGATCGGACGCAGCGGCCCGGCGCATGCCGCGGTGGAAGGGGACCTCACGGTTCAACTGCGCGACCTGGAACGGCAGGCGGGCGTGCGCCGCACGTTGTGA
- a CDS encoding amidohydrolase: MPVAGMVPASGSVEPAELLVRNAKVYTGDPERPEARAVAVRGGAVVALGDDRTVAGLVGPATKVVDALGRRVIPGLNDSHLHVIRGGLNYVLELRWDGVPSLRQGLAMLKEQAGRTPKGQWIRVVGGWTADQFAERRMPTVAELNAAAPDTPVFVLHLYQSALMNRAAVQAAGFTAETPDPPGGQMVRGRDGSPTGVLLAAPGALILYSTLAKAPSLDAHHQRVSTKHFLRELNRFGLTSAVDAAGGFQNFPDNYGIVTELARAGELTLRIAYHLFPQTGGQEIADLTRWIEMVRPEDGDAWLRLNGAGENLTWAAADFENFTEPRPELSQGYEVEFEKAVRLLMENGWGFRLHATYDETIRRDLDVFEKLAADGLFPTGNRWLFDHAETVSDSSLDRIAALGGAVSVQNRMSFQGRAFVDRYGAQAAAHTPPVRRMLAKGLVVGAGTDATRVSSYNPWVALHWLVTGRTVGDLALYPAENRLTRETALELYTRGGARLTGEEGVKGILKEGYFGDLAILSDDYFTVPEQDIAHIESVLTVVGGRIVHAAAEYEGLDEAIEPLSPSWSPVAHFGGYQATPRPSVTGARQADLLAEAVAESEQHRQWRMARGFAPEPRTEIFDPCFVL; encoded by the coding sequence ATGCCGGTCGCGGGTATGGTCCCGGCGTCAGGCTCTGTCGAGCCCGCCGAGCTTCTCGTCCGCAACGCCAAGGTGTACACGGGCGATCCCGAGCGCCCCGAGGCGCGGGCCGTCGCTGTCCGCGGTGGCGCGGTCGTCGCCTTGGGCGACGACCGCACGGTGGCCGGCCTGGTGGGGCCGGCGACGAAGGTGGTCGACGCGCTGGGCCGGCGGGTGATCCCCGGTCTGAACGACTCGCATCTGCATGTCATCCGGGGTGGGCTCAACTACGTCCTGGAGCTGCGCTGGGACGGCGTGCCCTCGCTGCGCCAGGGGCTCGCGATGCTCAAGGAGCAGGCCGGGCGCACACCAAAGGGGCAGTGGATACGGGTGGTCGGCGGCTGGACGGCGGACCAGTTCGCCGAGCGGCGGATGCCGACCGTCGCCGAGCTCAACGCGGCGGCCCCTGATACGCCGGTCTTCGTCCTGCACCTGTACCAGTCCGCGCTGATGAACCGGGCCGCTGTCCAGGCCGCCGGATTCACCGCGGAGACCCCCGACCCGCCCGGCGGCCAGATGGTCCGGGGCCGGGACGGCAGTCCCACCGGAGTGCTGCTCGCGGCGCCGGGCGCGCTGATCCTCTACTCGACGCTGGCCAAGGCGCCGTCGCTCGACGCTCACCACCAGCGCGTCTCCACCAAGCACTTTCTGCGGGAGCTGAACCGCTTCGGTCTGACCTCCGCGGTGGATGCGGCCGGCGGCTTCCAGAACTTCCCGGACAACTACGGGATCGTGACCGAGCTCGCCCGCGCGGGAGAGCTGACGCTGAGGATCGCCTACCATCTGTTCCCGCAGACAGGTGGTCAGGAGATCGCCGACCTCACACGGTGGATCGAGATGGTCCGCCCCGAGGACGGTGACGCGTGGCTGCGCCTCAACGGCGCGGGCGAGAACCTCACCTGGGCGGCGGCCGACTTCGAGAACTTCACCGAGCCGCGTCCTGAACTCTCCCAGGGCTACGAGGTCGAGTTCGAGAAGGCCGTGCGCCTGCTCATGGAGAACGGCTGGGGCTTCCGCCTGCACGCCACCTATGACGAGACGATCCGCCGCGACCTCGACGTGTTCGAGAAGCTCGCCGCCGACGGGCTGTTCCCGACCGGGAACCGCTGGCTGTTCGACCACGCCGAGACGGTCAGTGACTCCAGCCTGGACCGGATCGCGGCTCTCGGTGGGGCGGTGTCCGTGCAGAACCGCATGTCCTTCCAAGGGCGCGCCTTCGTCGACCGCTACGGTGCCCAGGCCGCGGCCCACACTCCTCCGGTGCGGCGCATGCTCGCCAAGGGGCTCGTCGTCGGCGCGGGCACCGACGCCACACGGGTGTCCTCGTACAACCCGTGGGTCGCGCTGCACTGGCTCGTCACCGGGCGGACCGTTGGCGACCTCGCCCTTTACCCCGCGGAGAACCGCCTCACGCGTGAGACGGCCCTGGAGTTGTACACGCGAGGCGGGGCCCGTCTGACCGGCGAGGAAGGCGTCAAGGGCATCCTCAAAGAGGGCTACTTCGGGGACCTCGCGATCCTCTCCGACGACTACTTCACCGTGCCCGAGCAGGACATCGCGCACATCGAGTCGGTCCTGACCGTGGTGGGCGGACGCATCGTCCACGCGGCGGCCGAGTACGAGGGACTCGACGAGGCGATCGAGCCCCTCAGTCCCTCCTGGAGCCCCGTCGCCCACTTCGGTGGCTACCAGGCCACGCCGCGGCCCAGCGTAACCGGTGCCCGGCAGGCCGACCTCCTCGCGGAGGCCGTCGCCGAGTCGGAGCAGCACCGTCAGTGGCGGATGGCACGCGGCTTCGCGCCAGAGCCGCGCACGGAGATCTTCGACCCGTGCTTCGTGCTGTGA
- a CDS encoding DoxX family protein, whose translation MELGLLILRAVTGLLLAAHGVQKVSFHLGGKGLAGGTEEFRHDGFRGGVLTAVAAGATQIGSGALLAAGALTPLAAAGAIGVMTVALTVKWSHGPWVQNDGYEYPLFLIVAAAALSSTGPGAWSVDAVLGLLPWSGWWLAFAVVLGVGGGLATRTALHRSEPARS comes from the coding sequence ATGGAACTCGGTCTTCTGATTCTGAGGGCCGTGACCGGACTGCTGCTGGCAGCACACGGAGTGCAGAAGGTGAGTTTTCATCTCGGCGGCAAGGGACTCGCGGGCGGCACCGAGGAGTTCCGGCACGACGGTTTCCGCGGTGGAGTGCTGACCGCGGTTGCCGCGGGAGCGACGCAGATCGGTTCCGGTGCGCTGCTGGCCGCGGGCGCGCTCACGCCGCTCGCCGCCGCGGGCGCGATCGGTGTGATGACGGTAGCTCTGACCGTGAAGTGGTCGCACGGGCCGTGGGTCCAGAACGACGGCTACGAGTACCCCCTCTTCTTGATCGTCGCCGCCGCTGCCCTGTCGTCGACCGGCCCCGGCGCCTGGTCGGTCGACGCTGTCCTGGGTTTGCTGCCCTGGAGCGGATGGTGGCTGGCTTTCGCCGTTGTCCTGGGCGTCGGCGGCGGTCTCGCCACGCGCACCGCCTTGCACCGTTCGGAGCCGGCCCGTTCCTGA
- a CDS encoding MFS transporter, with protein sequence MGNAEFGPERVAARQSGIAPAAPGFREAWRPFAVPVFRALWIAQFVSNTGTWMMTVGAQWELIGQSGAVLALVQTAVSLPLLLLALPSGVLADRFDRRRLLIAAQYAMVAASAALAVTAFTGLLGSGLLLALLFIIGGGSALMGPAWQAIQPDLVDRASLAQAAALGSVSMNLARAVGPALGGFVVAAAGTGWVFAFNAVSYLGTAAVLTAWRAPHRGRSDASREGILAAVEAGRRYVRYTPDIRRVLLRTLLFVPAASALWVLLPLVAEQRLALGASGYGLLLGSVGLGAVAGAFLLPWLRRAWGANALLLIAAVVCAAVLAVLALSSVSWLVTALLPAAGFAWISVLSVLSAALQTRLPGWVRARALAVQLMVFQGGMALSAPLWGLLADRLGLSLALSTAAAVLLAGGLSVRALPLPVGDSDPTVSDHWPEPSVRSAPGPDAGPVLITVAYRVPEVRTGHFLAAMRPVARARRRTGAITWGLYRDGDDPELFVEHYLVATWSGHLAQHHQRLTADDRAAEEAARAWLAEGTVPKVTHAFDALT encoded by the coding sequence GTGGGGAACGCGGAGTTCGGGCCGGAACGAGTGGCTGCCCGCCAGTCGGGCATCGCACCAGCGGCACCCGGATTTCGTGAGGCATGGCGACCCTTCGCCGTGCCCGTTTTCCGGGCGTTGTGGATCGCGCAGTTCGTCTCCAACACCGGCACCTGGATGATGACGGTCGGTGCCCAGTGGGAGCTGATCGGCCAATCGGGTGCGGTGCTCGCGCTGGTACAGACGGCGGTGAGCCTTCCGCTGCTGCTGCTCGCGCTCCCTTCGGGCGTCCTCGCGGACCGCTTCGACCGCAGAAGACTTCTCATAGCCGCCCAGTACGCGATGGTCGCGGCCTCGGCGGCTCTCGCCGTGACGGCCTTCACCGGATTGCTCGGATCCGGACTGCTGCTCGCGCTGCTCTTCATCATCGGAGGCGGCTCGGCGTTGATGGGGCCGGCCTGGCAGGCCATCCAGCCCGACCTGGTCGACCGGGCCTCGCTGGCGCAGGCCGCCGCGCTCGGTTCCGTGAGCATGAACCTGGCCCGTGCGGTCGGCCCAGCGCTCGGCGGCTTCGTCGTGGCCGCTGCCGGTACCGGATGGGTGTTCGCCTTCAACGCGGTCTCCTACCTGGGAACCGCCGCTGTGCTCACGGCCTGGCGCGCCCCGCACCGCGGTCGTAGCGACGCGAGCCGGGAAGGCATCCTCGCCGCGGTGGAAGCCGGGCGTCGCTACGTCCGCTACACGCCGGACATCCGACGCGTCCTCCTGCGTACCCTTCTTTTCGTCCCAGCGGCATCGGCGTTGTGGGTTCTGTTGCCGCTCGTCGCGGAACAGCGGCTCGCCCTGGGCGCCTCCGGATACGGACTACTGCTCGGCTCGGTGGGGCTGGGAGCCGTGGCTGGTGCCTTCCTGCTGCCGTGGCTGCGCCGCGCGTGGGGAGCGAATGCTCTCCTCTTGATCGCCGCCGTCGTGTGCGCGGCCGTCCTCGCGGTCCTTGCCCTGTCCAGCGTGTCGTGGCTGGTGACGGCTCTTCTGCCCGCGGCCGGCTTCGCCTGGATATCGGTGCTCTCCGTGCTCAGCGCGGCGCTGCAGACACGCCTGCCCGGGTGGGTGAGGGCTCGCGCCCTCGCCGTACAACTGATGGTCTTCCAGGGTGGCATGGCCCTGTCCGCCCCCCTGTGGGGCTTGCTCGCCGACCGTCTCGGACTTTCCCTCGCGCTGAGCACTGCCGCGGCCGTCCTGCTGGCCGGGGGGCTGTCCGTGCGCGCTCTGCCCCTGCCGGTCGGCGACTCGGACCCCACCGTGTCGGACCACTGGCCGGAGCCATCCGTGAGGTCCGCCCCCGGCCCCGACGCCGGGCCGGTTCTGATCACCGTCGCCTACCGGGTGCCCGAGGTGCGAACCGGCCACTTCCTCGCTGCCATGCGACCCGTCGCACGCGCGCGCCGCCGCACCGGAGCCATCACGTGGGGCCTCTACAGGGACGGCGACGACCCGGAACTGTTCGTCGAGCACTACCTCGTAGCCACCTGGTCCGGACACCTCGCCCAGCATCACCAGCGACTCACCGCTGATGACCGTGCCGCTGAGGAGGCGGCCCGAGCCTGGCTCGCGGAGGGCACGGTGCCCAAGGTCACCCACGCATTCGACGCTCTGACCTGA
- a CDS encoding hydrolase: MPEFDLDNVSAAPSPDLLTPDNAMMLFVDHQPQMFFGTGSGDRGAIINNTVGLAKAAKLFDVPAVITTVAAESFSGPALPQLVDVFPDHKLIDRTSMNAWEDENLVDAVRATGRKKIVISGLWTEVCLVLPVLSALSQGYEMYVVADASGGVTPQAHEHALERMIRAGAVPVTWVQVLLELQRDWARGETYNGVMDIVKAHAGAYGLGVVYAKHFIGANAAG; encoded by the coding sequence ATGCCTGAGTTCGATCTCGACAACGTCTCCGCCGCGCCGAGCCCGGATCTGCTCACGCCCGACAACGCGATGATGCTGTTCGTCGACCACCAGCCGCAGATGTTCTTCGGCACGGGCAGCGGCGACCGCGGCGCGATCATCAACAACACGGTGGGCCTGGCGAAGGCCGCCAAGCTCTTCGACGTGCCGGCCGTGATCACGACGGTGGCCGCCGAGTCCTTCTCCGGCCCGGCGCTGCCCCAGCTCGTCGATGTCTTCCCCGATCACAAGCTCATCGACCGCACCTCGATGAACGCGTGGGAGGACGAGAACCTGGTCGACGCGGTTCGCGCCACCGGCCGCAAGAAGATCGTCATATCCGGCCTGTGGACCGAGGTCTGCCTCGTCCTGCCGGTCCTGTCGGCGCTGAGCCAGGGCTACGAGATGTACGTCGTGGCCGACGCGTCCGGCGGCGTCACCCCGCAGGCTCACGAGCACGCCCTGGAGCGGATGATCCGCGCCGGGGCCGTACCTGTCACCTGGGTCCAGGTCCTGCTGGAGCTTCAGCGGGACTGGGCGCGCGGCGAGACCTACAACGGTGTGATGGACATCGTCAAGGCCCACGCGGGCGCCTACGGCCTCGGGGTCGTCTACGCCAAGCACTTCATCGGCGCCAACGCGGCCGGCTGA